A DNA window from Amycolatopsis sp. DSM 110486 contains the following coding sequences:
- a CDS encoding class I fructose-bisphosphate aldolase, giving the protein MSALNKIARTLVSNRRGILAADESIGTMSSRLEKVGVEPTEESRRVYRELIVTTPRLAESISGVILADETFHQKLTNGRTFPEFLDDLGILAGIKVDTGAKPLAGASDEKITEGLDGLRERVAAYVRGGATFAKWRAVITIGDNVPSERAVHANVHALARYAGLCQEGGLVPIVEPEVLMDGSHSLAQCRQVTTSVLEVLFEELDLMRVQLDGIVLKPNMVVAGAGSSDRPSVADVAKATVDTLRATVPASVPGIAFLSGGQRPEVATQHLGAMQKLDPLPWELTYSFGRALVGPALEAWRGDEGKRAAAQQVLSDRAVANAAAR; this is encoded by the coding sequence ATGTCAGCACTGAATAAAATCGCGCGCACGCTCGTCTCCAACAGGCGCGGTATTCTCGCTGCCGATGAGAGCATCGGGACGATGTCTTCTCGCCTGGAGAAGGTGGGGGTCGAGCCGACCGAGGAAAGCCGCCGGGTCTACCGCGAGCTGATCGTCACGACCCCCCGGCTCGCCGAATCGATCAGCGGCGTCATTCTCGCGGACGAGACGTTCCACCAGAAATTGACCAACGGACGTACGTTCCCGGAGTTCCTCGACGATCTCGGGATTCTGGCCGGGATCAAGGTCGACACCGGGGCGAAGCCGTTGGCGGGAGCCTCCGACGAGAAGATCACCGAAGGGCTCGACGGGCTGCGTGAACGAGTCGCGGCCTACGTGCGAGGCGGAGCGACGTTCGCCAAGTGGCGCGCGGTGATCACGATCGGCGACAACGTGCCGTCGGAGCGCGCGGTGCACGCGAACGTGCACGCGTTGGCGCGGTACGCGGGCCTCTGCCAGGAAGGCGGCCTGGTGCCCATCGTGGAACCCGAGGTGCTGATGGATGGTTCCCACTCGCTGGCCCAGTGCCGGCAGGTGACGACGTCGGTGCTGGAGGTGTTGTTCGAGGAGCTCGACCTGATGCGGGTGCAGCTCGACGGCATCGTCCTCAAGCCCAACATGGTCGTCGCCGGAGCGGGCAGCTCGGATCGGCCCTCGGTCGCCGATGTCGCCAAGGCCACAGTGGACACTCTGCGCGCGACGGTGCCGGCGTCCGTGCCGGGCATCGCCTTCCTTTCCGGTGGGCAACGCCCGGAGGTGGCGACCCAGCACCTCGGAGCGATGCAGAAGCTCGATCCGCTGCCCTGGGAGCTCACGTACTCCTTCGGCCGGGCACTGGTCGGGCCGGCTCTGGAGGCGTGGCGGGGCGACGAGGGCAAGCGGGCCGCCGCCCAGCAGGTGCTCTCCGACCGAGCTGTCGCGAACGCCGCCGCCCGCTGA
- the pqqE gene encoding pyrroloquinoline quinone biosynthesis protein PqqE, which produces MNGTPQPYGLLAEVTHQCPLHCVYCSNPLELLDRQDELTTEDWLRVINEAVGLGVVQVHFSGGEPLVRGDLETLVAECRRLGLYTNLITSGLGLTESRAKSLVEAGLNSAQLSIQGDAAESTNLVAASKRFDKKEAAARIIRDAGLPLNMNVVLHRMNLPRLDAIIDVCVSWGAERLELANSQYYGWALRNRDLLMPTKAQLDDAVGVYERRKAELGESMELLWILPDYYEPYPKPCMGGWAQNALTVAPDGTVYPCPVAAEITTMTFSSVRDHDLAWIWEKSEAFQAYRGTEWMPDPCQSCPRKELDFGGCRCQAFALTGDAARTDPVCMHSPDHHLVQDALVRANQEDVPTDGEKLREKLVYRRPTVSAHRP; this is translated from the coding sequence ATGAACGGCACGCCGCAGCCGTACGGCCTGCTGGCCGAAGTCACGCACCAGTGCCCGTTGCACTGCGTCTACTGCTCGAACCCGTTGGAGCTGCTGGATCGGCAGGACGAGCTCACCACCGAAGACTGGTTGCGGGTGATCAACGAGGCGGTTGGGCTCGGGGTCGTGCAGGTGCACTTCTCGGGCGGTGAACCCCTCGTTCGCGGCGATCTGGAGACGCTGGTCGCCGAATGCCGTCGCCTCGGGCTGTACACGAACCTGATCACCAGCGGCCTCGGGCTCACGGAGAGCCGGGCGAAATCACTTGTCGAGGCCGGCCTCAACAGCGCGCAGCTGAGCATCCAGGGCGACGCCGCCGAGTCGACGAACCTGGTCGCGGCGAGCAAGCGGTTCGACAAGAAGGAGGCCGCCGCACGCATCATCCGCGACGCCGGCCTGCCGTTGAACATGAACGTGGTCCTGCACCGGATGAACCTGCCGCGGCTGGACGCGATCATCGACGTCTGCGTGTCGTGGGGCGCCGAGCGGCTGGAGCTCGCGAACTCCCAGTACTACGGCTGGGCCCTGCGCAACCGTGATCTGCTGATGCCGACCAAGGCCCAGCTCGACGACGCGGTCGGTGTTTACGAACGCCGGAAGGCCGAGCTGGGGGAGAGCATGGAACTCCTCTGGATCCTTCCGGACTACTACGAGCCCTACCCGAAGCCGTGCATGGGCGGCTGGGCGCAGAACGCACTGACCGTCGCGCCGGACGGCACCGTGTACCCGTGCCCGGTGGCCGCGGAGATCACGACGATGACCTTCTCCTCGGTTCGCGACCACGATCTCGCGTGGATCTGGGAGAAGTCCGAGGCGTTCCAGGCCTACCGCGGAACGGAGTGGATGCCCGACCCGTGCCAGAGCTGCCCGCGCAAGGAGCTCGATTTCGGCGGCTGCCGGTGCCAGGCGTTCGCGTTGACCGGTGACGCGGCGCGCACCGATCCCGTGTGCATGCACTCGCCCGACCACCACTTGGTGCAGGACGCTCTCGTTCGCGCCAACCAGGAGGATGTCCCGACCGACGGTGAAAAGCTCCGCGAAAAGCTGGTTTACCGCCGCCCGACGGTGTCGGCGCACCGGCCCTGA
- a CDS encoding GPR1/FUN34/YaaH family transporter encodes MSTDVATEVEAPAQTAPVGDPGMIGLPTFIVGTIALGLVLTGYVPASAVGASIAIILPATGLGQFVAAVWALSLGQNAVASVFGIFAGFWWSYSALVLGLTHNWFGITSDAAIATQGIFLIAWLITIVLLTLGTLRLPAMFTVLFVLIDLAVALVLYGTVGDAPGASTAGGYVCFVFAAVGVYLYLGAMSAATGGKGLPLGRPVLT; translated from the coding sequence ATGTCCACTGATGTTGCCACCGAAGTCGAAGCCCCTGCCCAAACCGCACCCGTGGGCGACCCCGGCATGATCGGGCTGCCCACCTTCATCGTCGGCACGATCGCGCTCGGCCTGGTTCTGACCGGGTACGTCCCGGCCAGTGCCGTCGGCGCCTCGATCGCCATCATCCTGCCCGCGACGGGCCTTGGCCAGTTCGTCGCCGCGGTGTGGGCGCTGTCGCTGGGCCAGAACGCCGTCGCCTCGGTGTTCGGCATCTTCGCCGGGTTCTGGTGGAGCTACTCGGCGCTGGTGCTCGGCCTGACCCACAACTGGTTCGGCATCACCTCGGACGCGGCCATCGCCACGCAGGGCATCTTCCTGATCGCCTGGCTGATCACGATCGTCCTGCTGACCCTCGGCACGCTGCGGCTGCCTGCCATGTTCACCGTGCTGTTCGTGCTGATCGACCTCGCCGTGGCCCTCGTGCTCTACGGCACGGTGGGCGACGCCCCGGGCGCCTCCACCGCCGGCGGTTACGTCTGCTTCGTCTTCGCCGCGGTCGGCGTCTACCTGTACCTCGGCGCGATGTCCGCCGCGACGGGCGGCAAGGGACTGCCGCTGGGCCGCCCGGTGCTGACCTGA
- the pqqD gene encoding pyrroloquinoline quinone biosynthesis peptide chaperone PqqD yields MDESDLTAIPKLATKAMLKHDNVRDVELLLLPERVVLLNKSGAAILGLCDGSRTVRQLVDQLEQDFAAADLANDVMTFLQDARGRGWVVVS; encoded by the coding sequence ATGGACGAATCCGACTTGACGGCCATCCCGAAGCTGGCGACCAAGGCGATGCTCAAGCACGACAACGTCCGTGACGTGGAGCTGCTCCTGTTGCCGGAGCGGGTCGTGCTCCTGAACAAGTCCGGGGCGGCGATCTTGGGGCTGTGCGACGGCAGCCGGACCGTGCGGCAGCTGGTCGACCAGCTCGAGCAGGACTTCGCGGCCGCCGATCTCGCGAACGACGTGATGACGTTCCTCCAGGATGCCCGCGGACGGGGTTGGGTGGTGGTCTCATGA
- the pqqC gene encoding pyrroloquinoline-quinone synthase PqqC: MNPWSAEEFEAHLRSIGEKRYHHLHPFNERMHSGTLTEEEFRGWVRNRFYYQMNLPKKDAFILTKLPGREDRRQWIQRIIDHDGRTGAEGGLEKWIRLGAAVGLSREALFDTDTVLPGVRFAVDAYVDFCRQKPWLEAVASALTELFAPDLLSRRITDVQHHYPWIASEGLEYFRARLTQQPKDIAHLLELVLNHAKSKEQQDACARALEFKCDVLWSLLDAVELAYSKSS, translated from the coding sequence ATGAACCCGTGGTCTGCCGAGGAGTTCGAGGCGCACCTGCGGTCCATCGGAGAAAAGCGGTACCACCATCTGCACCCGTTCAACGAGCGGATGCACTCGGGCACGCTGACCGAGGAGGAGTTCCGGGGTTGGGTGCGGAATCGCTTCTACTACCAGATGAACCTGCCCAAGAAGGACGCGTTCATCCTGACCAAGCTCCCCGGCCGGGAGGATCGGCGCCAGTGGATCCAGCGCATCATCGACCATGACGGGCGAACGGGCGCAGAGGGCGGTCTCGAGAAGTGGATTCGCCTCGGCGCGGCTGTCGGCCTGAGCCGCGAAGCGTTGTTCGACACCGACACGGTGCTTCCCGGAGTGCGGTTCGCCGTCGACGCCTATGTGGACTTCTGCCGTCAGAAGCCGTGGCTGGAGGCCGTGGCGTCGGCGCTGACCGAACTGTTCGCGCCGGATCTGCTCAGCCGGCGGATCACCGACGTGCAGCACCATTACCCGTGGATCGCTTCGGAAGGCCTTGAGTACTTCCGGGCGCGGCTCACCCAGCAGCCCAAGGACATCGCACACCTGCTCGAACTGGTGCTCAACCACGCGAAGTCGAAGGAACAGCAGGACGCGTGCGCACGAGCCCTGGAGTTCAAGTGTGACGTCCTGTGGAGCCTGCTGGATGCCGTGGAACTCGCGTACAGCAAGAGTTCGTGA
- the pqqB gene encoding pyrroloquinoline quinone biosynthesis protein PqqB has protein sequence MANALFRAARRVLRRRPAPVLTDCFRTVFIHCLGAAAGGGYPQWNCACAGCRKARAKPEGATTHAGIAVSGDGEQWVLLNATPDVHHQIAADPSLHPGPEVRKTPVAGVLLTDAEFDHTIGLLMLREGSSLTVYGTYPVLEALTLWFPIRELLSDYADFTWSQVEVGKPLDLDDRVRVTPFLTGSKAPRYIGESRLRGPSSEWEVGYRLEDKVTGGIAVYAPTLPKWDDKFSEQVASADCVFVDGTFWTDDEMAGQGAGSRTGRSMGHMPVSGDDGSARALAALPAKRKIYTHINNTNPILDEESPERRWVTDLGIEIGRAGLEVEV, from the coding sequence GTGGCAAACGCCTTATTTCGCGCTGCTCGACGCGTGCTCCGACGCCGGCCCGCGCCGGTATTGACGGATTGTTTTCGTACTGTGTTCATACATTGCCTCGGAGCCGCGGCTGGTGGCGGTTATCCGCAGTGGAATTGCGCTTGTGCCGGCTGCCGCAAGGCCCGGGCCAAGCCTGAAGGCGCGACGACACACGCCGGGATCGCGGTTTCCGGAGACGGCGAACAGTGGGTCCTTCTGAACGCGACCCCGGACGTCCACCACCAGATCGCGGCGGATCCCTCGTTGCACCCCGGCCCGGAGGTCAGGAAGACGCCGGTTGCCGGTGTGTTGCTGACCGACGCGGAGTTCGACCACACGATCGGTCTGCTGATGCTGCGCGAAGGGTCTTCGCTGACGGTGTACGGGACATACCCCGTGCTGGAGGCACTGACCTTGTGGTTCCCGATCCGCGAACTGCTCAGCGACTACGCGGACTTCACCTGGTCCCAGGTCGAGGTCGGCAAGCCGCTGGACCTGGACGATCGAGTGCGCGTGACCCCGTTCCTGACCGGTTCCAAGGCGCCGCGCTACATCGGGGAGTCCCGGCTTCGCGGCCCGTCGTCGGAGTGGGAGGTGGGCTACCGCCTGGAAGACAAGGTGACCGGCGGGATCGCGGTGTACGCGCCGACACTGCCGAAGTGGGACGACAAGTTCTCCGAGCAGGTGGCGTCGGCCGACTGCGTCTTCGTGGACGGCACGTTCTGGACGGACGACGAAATGGCCGGCCAGGGTGCGGGAAGCCGGACCGGGCGCTCCATGGGCCACATGCCCGTCAGCGGTGACGACGGTTCGGCCCGCGCGCTGGCCGCACTGCCCGCGAAGCGAAAGATCTACACGCACATCAACAACACGAACCCGATTCTCGACGAAGAGTCCCCGGAACGGCGTTGGGTGACGGACTTGGGCATCGAGATCGGCCGAGCCGGCTTGGAGGTGGAAGTATGA
- a CDS encoding phosphatidylglycerol lysyltransferase domain-containing protein encodes MVTGTRAQHSWQVAGVTTVKAITWVTRLAGLLTLLSVVVPSGRNLRGHLAEWLELPPGATVAAATVAVVTGVLLIMLAAGLRRRKRRAWQLAVGFAVLLTLSHLGLRHVFGAGVVSVVLLVGLIVNRRYFVAEPDPTTGRWRAVRVFLQLVLAGFVINVVLLSVASGRMLEPLSFPGRLSQSGLALVGVSGPAVFHGAWLEDLSAAIGLLFSIAAVLVSAYFLLRSAEPAPELSDDELARLQALLAEHGDRDSLGYFALRRDKFAVFSKTGKAAVTYRVIAGVALTSADPLGDHEAWPGAIEEYLEICKRNAWVPAAMGASELGATVWARFGLEVLEIGDEAIVDTAGFTLEGRIMRGVRQAASRTRRAGYKVLVRRAEDLRPGELDELVLLAAAWRGTETERGFSMALGRMGDPGAVIVTAEQGGRVRGVLQFVPWGARGLSLDVMRRDRSADNGVNELMISELLVYSHEHDIDHVSLNFAAFRSLMEQGQRIGAGPVARISAKVLHFFSRWIQIESLYRFNAKFQPRWVPRYLVYPGVRELPRVGVATFEAEGLGGRSPWLRRLLQR; translated from the coding sequence GTGGTGACGGGGACACGCGCGCAGCACAGCTGGCAGGTGGCGGGCGTGACGACCGTCAAGGCGATCACCTGGGTGACCAGGCTCGCCGGCCTGCTGACACTACTTTCCGTGGTGGTTCCCTCCGGCCGTAACCTGCGTGGTCACCTGGCCGAGTGGCTGGAGCTGCCGCCGGGGGCGACCGTCGCGGCGGCGACCGTGGCCGTGGTCACGGGCGTGTTGCTGATCATGCTCGCGGCGGGACTGCGGCGGCGCAAGCGCCGGGCGTGGCAGCTCGCGGTCGGCTTCGCGGTGTTGTTGACCTTGTCACACTTGGGGCTGCGGCACGTGTTCGGCGCGGGCGTGGTGTCGGTGGTGCTGCTGGTCGGGCTGATCGTGAACCGCCGCTACTTCGTCGCGGAGCCGGACCCGACCACGGGCCGCTGGCGCGCGGTGCGGGTGTTCCTGCAGCTGGTGCTGGCGGGGTTCGTGATCAACGTGGTGCTGCTTTCGGTGGCGTCCGGGCGGATGCTCGAGCCGCTGAGCTTCCCCGGCCGGCTTTCACAGTCCGGGCTGGCGCTGGTGGGCGTGAGCGGTCCCGCCGTGTTCCACGGCGCGTGGCTGGAGGACCTGTCGGCGGCGATCGGGCTGCTGTTCAGCATCGCGGCGGTGCTCGTGTCCGCGTACTTCCTGCTGCGTTCGGCGGAGCCCGCGCCGGAGCTGTCGGACGACGAGCTGGCGCGCCTGCAGGCCCTGCTGGCCGAGCACGGCGACCGCGACTCGCTGGGCTACTTCGCGCTGCGGCGTGACAAGTTCGCGGTGTTCTCGAAGACGGGCAAGGCGGCTGTGACGTACCGCGTGATCGCCGGCGTTGCGCTGACGTCGGCCGATCCGCTGGGCGACCACGAGGCGTGGCCCGGCGCGATCGAGGAGTACCTGGAGATCTGCAAGCGCAACGCGTGGGTGCCGGCGGCGATGGGCGCGTCGGAGCTCGGGGCGACGGTGTGGGCGCGCTTCGGGCTGGAGGTGCTGGAGATCGGCGACGAGGCCATCGTCGACACGGCCGGCTTCACGCTGGAGGGCCGTATCATGCGCGGTGTCCGCCAGGCGGCTTCGCGGACGCGCCGGGCGGGGTACAAGGTGCTGGTGCGGCGGGCGGAGGACCTGCGGCCGGGGGAGCTGGACGAGCTGGTGCTGTTGGCCGCTGCGTGGCGGGGCACCGAGACGGAACGCGGCTTCTCGATGGCCCTGGGTCGCATGGGCGACCCCGGCGCGGTGATCGTGACGGCCGAACAGGGCGGACGCGTACGCGGCGTTCTGCAGTTCGTGCCGTGGGGTGCGCGGGGCCTGTCGCTCGACGTGATGCGGCGGGACCGTTCGGCCGACAACGGCGTGAACGAGCTGATGATCTCGGAGTTGCTGGTCTATTCGCACGAGCACGACATCGACCACGTCTCTCTGAACTTCGCCGCGTTCCGGTCATTGATGGAACAGGGGCAACGCATCGGCGCGGGTCCTGTGGCGCGTATCTCGGCAAAGGTCCTGCACTTCTTCTCTCGCTGGATCCAGATCGAGAGCCTGTACCGCTTCAACGCCAAGTTCCAGCCGCGGTGGGTCCCGCGGTACCTCGTGTACCCCGGCGTGCGCGAACTCCCGCGCGTCGGCGTGGCCACCTTCGAAGCCGAGGGCCTCGGCGGCCGTTCCCCCTGGTTGCGGCGCCTGCTGCAACGCTGA
- a CDS encoding LysR substrate-binding domain-containing protein yields MPQLADLDLLLSVESYGSVGKAAQAHSLSQPAASIRISAMERRLGLRLLERSPTGSKLTEDGEMLAKYARNVMSAARELLEFGSGAPSADAKRLRVAGSPAVSEHLIPEWLNRSGFSFGEARVEVQTGSIDELRRLIRAGHVDLAFIDGWCQAGSHVQKQFGDDMVTRYICDDMLAVVVGAKHPWARRTRPLTVRELASAPLVLRERGSGLREFTDELLGTARTPRSYVEFPSSAAIKQAVATSQRVTVLNISTVRSELAEGRLHLVAVDQEMPAKPIYAAWSERRDLPGYARELVEIAASKGSPMPVFVPGQKVKGSRLAVAKTTTKT; encoded by the coding sequence ATGCCTCAGCTCGCCGACCTCGATTTACTGCTGTCAGTGGAAAGTTATGGCAGCGTGGGAAAAGCCGCTCAAGCGCACAGTCTTTCGCAGCCGGCCGCCAGTATCCGGATCAGCGCGATGGAACGCCGTCTGGGTCTTCGGCTGCTGGAGCGTTCTCCTACCGGTTCGAAGCTCACCGAGGACGGGGAAATGCTGGCGAAGTACGCCCGCAACGTGATGAGTGCCGCGCGGGAGTTGCTGGAGTTCGGATCCGGGGCTCCGTCCGCCGATGCGAAACGGCTGCGGGTCGCGGGCAGCCCGGCCGTCTCCGAGCATTTGATCCCTGAATGGCTGAACCGGTCCGGGTTCTCGTTCGGTGAGGCCCGGGTGGAGGTGCAGACCGGCAGCATCGACGAGCTCCGCCGGCTGATCCGGGCGGGCCACGTCGATCTCGCGTTCATCGATGGCTGGTGCCAGGCCGGAAGCCACGTGCAGAAGCAGTTCGGCGACGACATGGTCACCCGCTACATCTGCGACGACATGCTGGCCGTGGTGGTCGGCGCGAAGCACCCGTGGGCCAGGAGGACCCGTCCCCTGACGGTGCGGGAGCTGGCATCCGCGCCACTCGTCCTGCGCGAGCGCGGTTCAGGACTCCGGGAGTTCACGGATGAGCTGCTGGGAACTGCCCGCACCCCGCGCAGTTACGTCGAATTTCCCTCCAGCGCCGCGATCAAGCAAGCGGTCGCGACGAGCCAGCGGGTGACCGTGCTGAACATTTCGACCGTGCGGTCCGAACTCGCGGAAGGCCGGCTGCACCTGGTGGCAGTCGACCAGGAAATGCCGGCGAAACCCATCTACGCGGCGTGGAGTGAGCGCCGGGATCTCCCGGGGTACGCGCGGGAACTGGTGGAGATCGCAGCGTCGAAAGGCAGTCCGATGCCGGTTTTCGTGCCTGGGCAGAAAGTCAAAGGCAGTCGGCTCGCGGTCGCGAAAACCACCACCAAAACGTAA
- the pepN gene encoding aminopeptidase N, with translation MPFDGRVASGDKLTQDEAAARSAEVFDVHYAVELDLTVGARKFATSTVVRFQARSGDAFVFLDFAGQVESAECNGRELGPDAHEGTRVRLAVRPGGNTVRVAGFAAYSRTGEGLHWFQDPLDGQVYVHTKFEPFAAHQVFACFDQPDLKATVDLTVTADAGWVVVANTDPEEPPTPVGDRSTWRFGRTPPLPPYLVAFAAGPFRRLRSSHRAVPLALYARGSLFEELTRDAPELFDVIGRGLDFYGRLFDLPYPFTKYDHVFAPEYAFGGMEHPGCVTLNERFVFQHRVTAEARRKRAEVLLHEMAHMWFGDYVTMRWWDDLWLNEAFATMMAVVAQAEATPYGEGWTAFAHHALPAARHADRLPTAHAIRVETADTAAARSNLGPIVYLRGAAVLHDLASRVGWETFVAGVRTFLRTHAWGNADLEDFVAALRKLSNEDVDRWVDEWLLRRGVNTVEVARGRLVQLPDPEVRPRHLTLRVAAFDEREGELLLRHRAHVSLGPREGDRAVAGADLLVPNDDAVRHVKVRLDPRSRRTALRSLSTLDDRRARAVVWGALWDDVLDARLPARSYAAAVLTHGVRESDVGVLEALVERAVRAVELYGDPLDRDRLLEAVARRVRAQLAAAALGSDRRLVLARALVGVGQDHGLLSDLVRGRSPWLDLEVDRDLRWRAAVRLALTGGDVDGLLRVAREADPGDGGRRNALTAEAARPTRAAKEEAWTRVVGEDFSLAERKAVMAGLRQPGQEALLTPYADRYLRALESGAGEAEFPLAFARGLYPRFTTDEHAVLARTDRLLESGLLPENVRKVVREERTELALMRAARACDAAR, from the coding sequence ATGCCGTTCGACGGCCGGGTCGCCTCCGGTGACAAGCTGACGCAGGACGAGGCGGCAGCGCGTTCGGCTGAGGTCTTCGACGTCCATTACGCGGTGGAGCTCGACTTGACGGTCGGTGCGCGGAAGTTCGCGACGAGCACGGTGGTCCGCTTCCAGGCTCGGTCCGGGGATGCGTTCGTCTTCCTCGACTTCGCGGGGCAGGTCGAGTCGGCCGAGTGCAACGGCCGTGAGCTGGGGCCGGACGCGCACGAAGGGACGCGCGTCCGGCTGGCCGTGCGCCCCGGCGGGAACACCGTTCGCGTGGCCGGCTTCGCGGCGTATTCGCGAACCGGTGAGGGGCTGCACTGGTTCCAGGACCCGCTCGACGGCCAGGTTTACGTGCACACGAAGTTCGAACCTTTCGCGGCGCACCAGGTGTTCGCGTGCTTCGACCAGCCCGATCTGAAGGCGACGGTCGACCTGACTGTCACCGCCGACGCCGGCTGGGTCGTGGTCGCCAACACCGACCCCGAGGAACCACCGACGCCGGTCGGCGATCGTTCGACGTGGCGCTTCGGCCGTACGCCACCGCTGCCGCCGTACCTGGTGGCTTTCGCCGCCGGCCCGTTCCGGCGGCTGCGGTCCAGCCACCGCGCCGTGCCGCTGGCGCTGTACGCGCGTGGCTCGCTCTTCGAGGAGCTCACTCGCGACGCGCCCGAACTCTTCGACGTGATCGGGCGCGGGCTCGACTTCTACGGCCGGTTGTTCGACCTGCCGTACCCGTTCACCAAGTACGACCACGTTTTCGCGCCCGAGTACGCGTTCGGCGGGATGGAACACCCGGGCTGCGTGACGCTCAACGAGCGGTTCGTGTTCCAGCACCGGGTCACCGCGGAAGCGCGGCGAAAACGCGCCGAGGTCCTGCTGCACGAGATGGCGCACATGTGGTTCGGCGACTACGTGACGATGCGCTGGTGGGACGACCTGTGGCTGAACGAGGCCTTCGCGACGATGATGGCCGTCGTCGCGCAGGCCGAAGCGACGCCGTACGGGGAAGGCTGGACCGCGTTCGCCCACCACGCCCTGCCGGCCGCCCGGCACGCCGACCGGCTGCCCACGGCCCACGCGATCCGGGTGGAAACCGCCGACACCGCCGCCGCGCGGTCGAATCTCGGGCCGATCGTCTACCTGAGGGGCGCGGCGGTGCTCCACGACCTCGCTTCGCGCGTGGGCTGGGAAACTTTCGTCGCCGGCGTGCGGACCTTCTTGCGGACGCACGCGTGGGGCAACGCCGACCTCGAGGATTTCGTGGCCGCGCTTCGGAAGCTGTCGAACGAGGACGTGGACCGGTGGGTCGACGAGTGGCTGCTGCGCCGCGGGGTCAACACGGTCGAGGTGGCTCGCGGCCGCCTGGTCCAGCTTCCCGATCCGGAGGTTCGGCCGCGCCACTTGACGTTGCGGGTCGCCGCGTTTGACGAACGCGAGGGCGAGCTGCTGCTGCGGCACCGCGCGCACGTGTCACTCGGTCCCCGTGAGGGTGACCGTGCCGTCGCCGGCGCCGACCTGCTCGTGCCCAACGACGACGCGGTGCGCCACGTCAAGGTCAGGCTGGACCCGCGGTCCCGGCGGACGGCCCTGCGGAGTCTGTCCACATTGGATGATCGGCGGGCGCGGGCAGTCGTCTGGGGAGCGTTGTGGGACGACGTGCTCGACGCACGCCTGCCGGCACGCAGCTACGCGGCGGCCGTGCTCACCCACGGCGTCCGGGAGAGCGATGTCGGTGTGCTGGAAGCGTTGGTGGAACGTGCGGTGCGAGCGGTCGAGCTCTACGGAGACCCGCTCGACCGGGACCGGCTGCTCGAAGCCGTCGCGCGCCGGGTGCGCGCGCAGCTGGCCGCCGCCGCGCTCGGCAGTGACCGCCGGCTGGTTCTCGCCCGAGCTCTCGTCGGTGTCGGCCAGGACCACGGCTTGCTGAGCGACCTCGTGCGCGGCCGGTCGCCGTGGCTGGACCTGGAAGTGGATCGGGACCTGCGGTGGCGGGCAGCGGTCCGCCTGGCCTTGACCGGAGGCGACGTCGACGGACTGCTGCGCGTCGCACGGGAAGCCGATCCGGGGGACGGCGGCCGCCGCAACGCCTTGACGGCAGAAGCCGCGCGTCCCACGCGGGCCGCCAAAGAAGAGGCCTGGACGCGGGTGGTCGGCGAGGATTTCTCGCTCGCGGAACGGAAAGCCGTCATGGCGGGGCTGCGGCAACCGGGGCAGGAGGCGCTGCTCACCCCGTACGCGGACCGCTACCTGCGGGCGTTGGAGAGCGGCGCAGGCGAGGCTGAGTTCCCGCTGGCGTTCGCGCGGGGGCTGTACCCGCGGTTCACGACCGACGAGCACGCGGTGCTGGCTCGCACGGATCGCCTGCTGGAGAGCGGATTGCTCCCCGAAAACGTGCGTAAGGTCGTCCGCGAGGAGCGGACCGAACTGGCCCTCATGCGGGCCGCGCGGGCGTGCGACGCGGCGCGCTGA
- the hxlA gene encoding 3-hexulose-6-phosphate synthase → MRLQVALDVLDLPAALTLANQVAEHVDILELGTPLVKSAGIAAVSAIKAAHPDKLVFVDLKTADAGELEAALAFEAGADLVTVMGAADDDTVRGAVAAGRKYGKQVVADMITVVEGRVARIREVSKLGVSFVEIHAGLDEQARPGYTIDTLLEDGRLAGVPFSIAGGIKIETIGAVRDAGATVAVAGGAIYNAADPGAAAKELKKRATA, encoded by the coding sequence GTGCGGTTGCAGGTGGCGTTGGATGTGTTGGATCTGCCGGCGGCGTTGACGTTGGCGAATCAGGTGGCTGAGCATGTGGACATTTTGGAGTTGGGGACGCCGTTGGTGAAGTCGGCGGGGATCGCGGCGGTGAGTGCGATCAAGGCGGCTCATCCGGACAAGCTGGTGTTCGTGGATTTGAAGACCGCGGATGCGGGTGAGCTGGAAGCGGCGCTGGCGTTCGAGGCGGGCGCGGACCTGGTGACGGTGATGGGTGCGGCTGATGACGACACTGTGCGCGGTGCGGTGGCGGCGGGTCGTAAGTACGGCAAGCAGGTCGTGGCGGACATGATCACGGTGGTGGAGGGCCGGGTCGCGCGGATCCGGGAGGTCTCAAAGCTGGGTGTGTCCTTTGTGGAGATCCACGCCGGTCTGGACGAGCAGGCCCGCCCCGGTTACACGATCGACACCCTGCTGGAAGACGGCCGCCTCGCCGGTGTCCCGTTCTCCATCGCCGGCGGCATCAAGATCGAGACCATCGGCGCTGTGCGGGACGCCGGTGCCACGGTCGCTGTTGCGGGGGGTGCGATCTACAACGCTGCCGACCCGGGTGCCGCAGCGAAGGAACTCAAAAAGCGCGCCACCGCCTGA